In Rhodothermus marinus DSM 4252, a single genomic region encodes these proteins:
- a CDS encoding T9SS type A sorting domain-containing protein: MSGTMRYVWGLLSIGLLLALGLTQFLKADEEVVVTLPIEVIGPDGYTVAVEVYVSDTTGVDSLYLKAHNLGYNYTPALEDTGGYDKKASFRINGGAWIPIDNEHFKAFYPEAVMYREPLTGPIGGPYKTLRGMISIRETGKLHPGRNVIEFRFNGTEGVTSGYRVLELDLRRGGRRGTSALEGTRFVWDDPATWRAPEGYDTPEAVAEGKALWLERRILTANPRNPTPIVAACADCHAESGRDLKYFNFSNHAIIERAKFHGLSEDEGKKIAAYIRSIDLKLPPGETVATCGGRPWNPPYQPGPGLSKRPVECWAAGAGVDWALAEDRDVLAYLAPDAATEAALNALKGVPPSPEHFPARADLSVENLVRRFDLKKSLPLSDIPVAYQMPDIFEWWPDIYPGDYFGDEAFHSSQAYQNWKQAYEELEQPGKVDALIEEAKRDVNNWMSRGLPTYFRFEMNTKDMPQDIRPYLPESWQQNTGEGEIAKLSVRQWILIKLWELLHAHKLEDKIVEIYGDNARSGEIDLTNWDRNWPVRGMWVYDMATHKQGSKFADIGPYPTKPQDFYFSMAWYQMAQIINSGTRTSGGTTNVDWNYVFGLINDVQREYRVRFGAEYLKSVVTAMQTRTSWYVERDAPEWMVPGFGKQNRPGFKDLKVFMPLNWFYLGHKQRTEEFTSEEMRNITEALLRVWIEEAERYDERHAEWIRSWKDNTKHKVLLPADSTYDVRYERCNSVVPLDPNWYKDEAMLQFLYQAQCYGVDPAVLDRVARFMERMSPGGNWERFFLSTDTTHQTLTLEAGWNLVSLHVQPASDRLDDLLTPIRDRLVLVKDGDGRVYSPELGVDQIGRWDWRRAYMIFVTEPTTWTVEGRAIPETASIGLEAGWNLIPYWPTVSMPVSEALASLGSSLVLVKDLEGRLYFPEYDIYTLQILEPGRGYKVYVSRAATLTYPASGSGKRSPAVASVEDGAAVLSSVLILEGLPEGGRVQVRTTSGEVVGEGVVRAGRVAVVVRGDEPLTEVREGAEVGETLTLWWVDEDEARRLEVRRVMDVLTERERPAALQFTPDQVWAVEAEGLPLEFAVQAPYPNPVVERATISYQLPEAAEVRLEMFDVLGRRVATLVDEHQEAGIHRVVIDARDLAGGTYFYRLQAGAHRATGQMVVIR, encoded by the coding sequence ATGTCGGGGACGATGCGTTACGTCTGGGGACTGTTGTCGATCGGTTTATTGCTCGCGCTGGGGCTGACGCAATTCCTGAAGGCTGACGAAGAAGTCGTCGTCACGCTCCCCATCGAAGTCATCGGCCCGGATGGTTATACGGTGGCCGTCGAAGTGTACGTGTCCGACACGACCGGTGTCGATTCGCTCTACCTGAAAGCCCACAACCTGGGCTATAACTACACGCCCGCCCTGGAAGACACCGGCGGTTACGATAAGAAGGCGTCGTTTCGCATCAACGGCGGGGCGTGGATTCCCATCGACAATGAGCACTTCAAAGCCTTCTATCCGGAGGCGGTCATGTACCGGGAGCCGCTCACCGGGCCGATCGGCGGGCCCTACAAGACGCTGCGGGGGATGATTTCCATTCGAGAGACCGGCAAGCTGCATCCGGGCCGCAACGTGATCGAGTTTCGGTTTAACGGAACCGAGGGGGTGACCTCGGGCTACCGCGTGCTGGAGCTGGACCTGCGGCGGGGCGGACGGCGCGGCACGAGCGCACTTGAGGGAACGCGCTTCGTGTGGGATGATCCCGCGACGTGGCGCGCGCCCGAGGGCTACGACACGCCGGAAGCCGTCGCCGAGGGCAAGGCGCTCTGGCTGGAGCGACGCATTCTGACGGCCAACCCGCGCAACCCCACGCCCATCGTAGCCGCCTGCGCCGATTGCCATGCCGAAAGCGGTCGCGACCTGAAGTACTTCAATTTCTCAAACCACGCCATCATCGAGCGCGCGAAGTTCCACGGGCTCTCGGAAGACGAAGGGAAGAAGATCGCCGCCTACATCCGCTCGATCGACCTGAAGCTACCTCCGGGCGAGACGGTGGCCACCTGTGGCGGCCGGCCGTGGAATCCGCCCTACCAGCCGGGGCCGGGGCTCTCGAAGCGTCCCGTCGAGTGCTGGGCGGCCGGTGCGGGTGTCGACTGGGCGCTTGCGGAGGACCGCGACGTGCTGGCCTACTTGGCGCCTGATGCGGCCACCGAAGCAGCCTTGAACGCGCTCAAGGGCGTGCCGCCTTCGCCCGAACACTTCCCGGCACGTGCGGATCTGTCGGTGGAGAATCTGGTGCGGCGCTTCGATCTGAAGAAGTCGTTGCCGCTCAGCGACATCCCGGTGGCCTACCAGATGCCCGACATTTTCGAGTGGTGGCCGGACATCTATCCCGGGGATTACTTCGGAGATGAGGCCTTCCACAGCTCACAGGCCTATCAGAACTGGAAACAGGCCTACGAGGAGTTAGAACAACCCGGGAAGGTAGATGCGCTCATCGAAGAGGCAAAGCGCGACGTGAACAACTGGATGAGCCGGGGGCTTCCGACGTACTTTCGCTTCGAGATGAACACGAAGGACATGCCGCAGGACATCAGGCCGTATTTGCCTGAATCCTGGCAGCAGAACACGGGCGAAGGAGAGATCGCAAAGCTCTCGGTGCGGCAGTGGATCCTGATCAAGCTCTGGGAGCTGCTTCACGCGCACAAACTGGAGGATAAGATCGTCGAGATCTACGGCGACAACGCCCGCTCGGGTGAGATTGACCTGACGAACTGGGACCGCAACTGGCCGGTGCGCGGCATGTGGGTCTACGACATGGCCACGCACAAGCAGGGAAGCAAGTTCGCAGACATCGGGCCCTACCCGACAAAGCCGCAGGACTTCTACTTCTCGATGGCCTGGTACCAGATGGCTCAGATCATCAACAGCGGCACGCGCACTTCGGGCGGCACGACGAACGTCGACTGGAACTATGTCTTCGGGCTCATTAACGACGTGCAACGTGAGTACCGGGTTCGTTTCGGCGCCGAGTACCTGAAGAGCGTCGTCACGGCGATGCAGACGCGCACGTCCTGGTACGTCGAGCGCGACGCGCCGGAGTGGATGGTGCCGGGTTTCGGCAAGCAGAACCGCCCGGGTTTTAAGGACCTCAAGGTGTTCATGCCGCTCAACTGGTTCTATCTCGGGCATAAGCAGCGGACCGAGGAGTTCACGTCCGAGGAAATGCGCAACATCACCGAGGCGCTGCTCCGGGTCTGGATCGAAGAGGCCGAGCGCTACGACGAGCGGCATGCGGAGTGGATCCGCAGCTGGAAAGACAACACCAAACACAAAGTGCTGCTACCGGCTGACTCCACCTACGATGTGCGCTACGAGCGCTGCAACAGCGTCGTGCCGCTCGATCCGAACTGGTACAAGGACGAGGCCATGTTGCAGTTCCTGTATCAGGCGCAGTGCTACGGGGTGGATCCGGCCGTACTCGACCGCGTGGCGCGCTTCATGGAGCGCATGAGCCCCGGAGGGAACTGGGAACGGTTTTTCCTGAGCACGGACACCACGCACCAGACGCTGACGCTGGAAGCCGGTTGGAATCTGGTTTCGCTGCACGTGCAGCCCGCAAGCGACCGTCTCGACGATCTGCTGACACCGATTCGCGATCGCCTGGTGCTGGTCAAGGACGGAGACGGTCGCGTCTACAGTCCCGAGCTGGGCGTCGACCAGATCGGCCGCTGGGACTGGCGTCGCGCCTACATGATCTTCGTGACCGAGCCGACGACCTGGACGGTCGAAGGTCGTGCGATTCCGGAGACGGCGAGCATTGGCCTGGAGGCGGGCTGGAACCTGATTCCCTACTGGCCGACGGTGTCGATGCCGGTGTCGGAGGCGCTGGCCTCGCTGGGTTCGTCGCTGGTGCTGGTGAAGGACCTGGAAGGGCGGCTCTACTTCCCGGAATACGACATCTACACGTTGCAGATACTGGAGCCGGGCCGGGGTTACAAGGTGTACGTGAGCCGTGCGGCGACGCTGACGTATCCGGCTTCGGGAAGCGGCAAGCGGAGTCCGGCAGTGGCATCTGTGGAGGATGGCGCGGCGGTGTTGAGCAGCGTGCTGATTCTGGAGGGATTGCCGGAAGGCGGTCGGGTGCAGGTGCGGACGACGAGCGGCGAAGTGGTCGGGGAAGGCGTGGTGCGAGCGGGCAGGGTGGCCGTGGTGGTCCGGGGGGATGAGCCGCTGACGGAAGTGCGTGAGGGTGCCGAGGTCGGTGAGACGCTGACGTTGTGGTGGGTGGACGAGGACGAGGCGCGGCGGCTCGAAGTGCGGCGGGTGATGGATGTGCTCACCGAACGGGAGCGCCCGGCCGCCCTGCAATTTACGCCGGACCAGGTGTGGGCGGTCGAGGCGGAAGGCCTGCCGCTGGAGTTTGCCGTACAGGCGCCCTATCCGAATCCGGTTGTCGAACGCGCCACGATTTCCTATCAGTTACCGGAGGCGGCGGAGGTACGGCTGGAGATGTTTGATGTGCTCGGTCGTCGGGTGGCGACCCTGGTGGATGAACATCAGGAAGCCGGCATTCATCGCGTGGTCATCGACGCGCGTGATCTGGCCGGTGGTACCTATTTCTACCGGCTACAGGCCGGGGCCCATCGCGCCACCGGGCAGATGGTGGTCATTCGATAG
- a CDS encoding glycosyltransferase family 2 protein: MQQISRQEYGGPVVSILIPTFNRAGYLQAALASACAQTYPNLEIIVLDDASSDHTPAVVRAFQQRDDRIVYVRNHRNRGLVANWRQGVEMARGEFFCFLGDDDTLEPAFVGTLLQPLRQDARLVLAFCDHWVMDGEGRRLPDDSERNTRRWRRARLPEGSVDDFLRVALIDRSVFIGAVLFRRASVHPTFLADEARAMVDLWLLYRCAQQGGAYYVPQRLASCRWQPGGVSRSWNWRLYGFEGELFCYRHFLQDPALAPYRPVFEARMAYALTTYGNTLLSIGQRKAARARLRQALRLRWTLRSSVGYVLTWLGPPGSWISRGVRWLRSRFWRKPVPNYPEELFRYTVPDLSVKSMPPASEEVAPLTLSS, translated from the coding sequence ATGCAACAGATCAGCCGCCAGGAGTATGGGGGACCGGTGGTCAGCATTCTGATCCCGACGTTCAACCGGGCGGGGTATCTACAGGCGGCGCTGGCGAGCGCCTGCGCCCAGACCTATCCGAACCTGGAGATCATCGTGCTGGACGACGCCAGCTCTGATCATACCCCGGCGGTAGTCCGGGCCTTTCAGCAGCGGGATGATCGGATTGTGTATGTGCGTAATCACCGGAATCGGGGCCTGGTGGCCAACTGGCGGCAGGGCGTCGAAATGGCCCGGGGGGAGTTTTTCTGTTTCCTGGGCGACGACGATACGCTGGAGCCGGCTTTTGTGGGGACCCTGCTGCAACCGCTTCGTCAGGACGCCCGCCTGGTGCTGGCCTTCTGTGATCACTGGGTCATGGACGGCGAGGGACGGCGGCTGCCGGACGACAGCGAGCGGAATACCCGGCGCTGGCGACGTGCGCGTCTGCCGGAGGGATCGGTGGACGATTTCCTGCGGGTTGCGCTGATCGATCGGTCTGTGTTCATCGGGGCCGTGCTGTTCCGCCGGGCGTCCGTACATCCCACGTTTCTGGCCGATGAGGCGCGGGCCATGGTGGACCTGTGGCTGTTGTACCGGTGCGCGCAGCAGGGCGGCGCCTACTACGTGCCGCAGCGGCTGGCCAGTTGCCGCTGGCAACCCGGCGGCGTCAGCCGGAGCTGGAACTGGCGTCTCTACGGGTTCGAAGGCGAACTATTCTGCTACCGGCACTTTCTGCAGGATCCGGCGCTGGCGCCGTACCGACCGGTTTTCGAAGCCCGGATGGCCTATGCGTTGACCACTTATGGGAATACACTGCTGAGCATCGGTCAACGAAAGGCCGCCCGGGCGCGATTGCGACAGGCGTTGCGCCTGCGGTGGACGCTGCGCAGCAGCGTGGGCTACGTCCTGACCTGGCTGGGACCGCCGGGGAGCTGGATCTCGCGCGGGGTGCGCTGGCTGCGCAGCCGGTTCTGGCGCAAACCCGTTCCCAACTATCCGGAGGAATTGTTTCGGTACACGGTGCCGGATCTGTCGGTAAAATCCATGCCTCCCGCATCTGAAGAAGTCGCACCGTTGACCCTCTCTTCCTGA
- a CDS encoding nucleotidyltransferase domain-containing protein: MSLASSLQPEARVLTLAARTCLDPSAAEQLRTLLNQPLDWERLYRLMLRHGVVALAYRNLLQAAPDAVPEPWRIRLEAEARALAVHNLHQTQELLRLVDRLEAEGIPVIPFKGPALAALIYGDPAARVYVDIDLLVKRSDFWKARRVIESLGYRAHKQLGEAETEAYLDTQLGFEFVHESRDFVVELHWAFFYTIYDLPLDPEAIWARHRQVPFAGRTLRTMAPEDLLLYLAIHGNKHRWLKLTWVADVAELLRRCADLDGAAVLQQAHRLGVARVLAIGCTLAAELLGAPVPDVLQRGLRQRRAARRMAREVVTRWMFREDVDVRAFWPMFWYHFRERERWRHRLGYLGHHLKLALAPTEKDRAFCRLPKQLTFLYPVIRPVRVLVERLHLGEAS, encoded by the coding sequence ATGTCGCTTGCATCGTCCCTTCAGCCGGAAGCACGGGTGCTGACGCTGGCGGCGCGCACGTGCCTGGATCCGTCGGCGGCCGAGCAATTGCGGACGCTGCTGAACCAGCCGCTCGACTGGGAACGCCTGTATCGCCTGATGCTGCGCCATGGCGTGGTGGCGCTGGCGTACCGAAACCTGCTGCAGGCGGCACCGGATGCCGTTCCCGAACCGTGGCGTATCCGGCTGGAGGCCGAAGCGCGGGCGCTGGCCGTCCATAACCTGCATCAGACGCAGGAACTCCTGCGACTGGTCGATCGGCTGGAGGCCGAAGGGATTCCGGTGATTCCCTTCAAAGGGCCGGCCCTGGCCGCACTCATCTACGGGGATCCGGCCGCGCGGGTCTATGTGGACATCGACCTGCTGGTAAAACGGAGCGACTTCTGGAAAGCCCGACGGGTCATCGAGTCGCTGGGCTACCGGGCCCATAAACAACTGGGAGAGGCCGAAACAGAAGCCTATCTGGACACGCAGCTCGGCTTTGAATTTGTTCACGAAAGCCGCGACTTTGTCGTCGAGCTGCACTGGGCCTTTTTCTACACGATCTACGACCTGCCGCTGGATCCCGAGGCGATCTGGGCACGGCACCGGCAGGTTCCCTTTGCCGGACGGACGCTGCGCACCATGGCGCCCGAGGACCTGTTGCTCTATCTGGCCATTCACGGCAACAAACATCGCTGGCTGAAGCTGACCTGGGTGGCCGACGTGGCCGAACTGCTGCGTCGCTGCGCTGACTTGGACGGGGCGGCCGTGCTGCAACAGGCGCATCGCCTGGGGGTGGCGCGTGTGCTGGCCATCGGATGTACGCTGGCCGCCGAGTTGCTGGGTGCACCGGTGCCGGACGTGCTGCAGCGAGGGCTTCGCCAGCGGCGGGCAGCCCGGCGCATGGCCCGTGAGGTGGTCACGCGCTGGATGTTTCGGGAAGACGTCGACGTGCGCGCCTTCTGGCCCATGTTCTGGTATCACTTCCGGGAACGCGAGCGCTGGCGACATCGCCTCGGCTACCTGGGCCATCACCTGAAACTGGCGCTGGCGCCCACCGAAAAGGATCGGGCGTTCTGTCGGTTGCCGAAACAGCTTACCTTTCTCTATCCGGTGATTCGCCCGGTGCGCGTGCTGGTAGAGCGGTTGCATCTCGGCGAAGCTTCATGA
- a CDS encoding T9SS type A sorting domain-containing protein codes for MQYRRRSLSALLWGALVLLGSWVLMTSSRKLQAGEEVVVKLPIEVIGPDSFVVAVEVFVSDTSGVDSMFLKAHNLGYKYVPELDGSPNYDKKASFRINGGAWIPIDNAHFRAFYPESKMYAPPLTGPIGGPYQTLRGMISIRETGKLKPGRNVIEFRFNGTEGISSGYRVLELDLRQGGRNGTSVLQGTRFVWDDPATWGPPEGYDTPEAVAEGERLWKTRRILLKNAREPVPIVAACADCHAESGFDLKYFNFSNHAIIERAKFHGLSEDEGKKIAAYIRSVDLKLPEGETVSSCGGRPWDPPYQPGPGLSKRPVECWAAGAGRKWVLDSDRRMLAFLAPSARFRAELDALQGVPDPGALRPEVDLSWENVRRYWRMDSTLVLADIPVAFELPDIFAWWPQIYPGDFFPADVWFSSKYYQNYEKVKELLETNGPEYYIEKQRQSRNSPKWDEGLAKLFADYNFRLNPKHDDHEDLSPPPEWGGRYPTHPVGRMAHIAVARWFLMKMWELQMEYKLEDRYADVYGDNVRGIPMEKADRALLLTGPWLMDQTMHRLSKNDLAFAAPFPTLERHHYEDLSWWHLATVLTPKLRTDNPSSGAIDWSYIFEQSRRALERYGRDHTIGHLYYVIAAMQAHTSWYADEGFTPGWGSTRRLGVRMMKAGSPLTWFFFHVPNGFRELDRDTLRMITENLLRSWFIEAQRYDLKHWRSLYGDERVGGSKGIEPPETVFDVPQERCTEDGHPAANVEINDWKNRAFMQYLYNAQCVGVSPTLLDSVARFWEAISPGGNWERFFLSETETPTFSEEVPVSGAFSLQSVYPNPAVHRVTIAYTLPHALPVRLEVYDLLGRRVAVVVEAVQPAGAHRVPFEVRSLASGRYVLRLQAGPHETSRSLIVQK; via the coding sequence ATGCAGTACCGCCGTCGTTCGCTGTCTGCGCTCCTCTGGGGCGCGCTGGTGTTGCTTGGAAGCTGGGTGCTGATGACTTCCTCCCGAAAGCTCCAGGCTGGCGAAGAGGTGGTCGTGAAGCTTCCCATCGAAGTGATCGGCCCGGATAGCTTCGTGGTGGCCGTCGAAGTCTTCGTGAGCGACACCAGCGGGGTCGACTCCATGTTCCTGAAGGCCCACAACCTGGGCTACAAATACGTGCCCGAGCTGGACGGCAGCCCGAATTACGATAAAAAGGCAAGCTTCCGCATCAACGGCGGGGCGTGGATTCCGATAGACAACGCACATTTCAGAGCCTTCTACCCTGAATCGAAGATGTACGCCCCGCCGCTTACCGGCCCGATCGGTGGGCCGTATCAGACGCTGCGGGGCATGATCTCTATTCGGGAGACAGGTAAGCTGAAGCCCGGACGCAACGTGATCGAGTTTCGCTTCAACGGAACGGAGGGAATCTCCTCGGGCTACCGTGTGCTGGAGCTGGATCTGCGACAGGGCGGACGCAACGGCACGAGCGTGCTTCAGGGAACGCGCTTCGTGTGGGATGATCCTGCAACATGGGGGCCGCCCGAGGGCTACGACACCCCGGAAGCCGTCGCCGAGGGCGAGCGGCTCTGGAAAACCCGACGCATCCTGCTGAAGAACGCCCGCGAACCCGTTCCGATCGTGGCCGCCTGCGCCGACTGTCATGCCGAAAGCGGCTTCGACCTGAAGTACTTCAACTTCTCCAACCACGCCATCATCGAACGGGCGAAGTTTCACGGGCTCTCGGAAGATGAAGGCAAGAAGATCGCCGCCTACATCCGCTCGGTCGATCTGAAGCTTCCCGAGGGCGAGACCGTCTCGAGCTGCGGCGGTCGTCCCTGGGATCCGCCTTACCAGCCCGGCCCCGGACTCTCGAAACGGCCCGTCGAGTGCTGGGCCGCGGGCGCCGGACGCAAATGGGTGCTGGATTCGGACCGCCGGATGCTGGCCTTCCTGGCCCCGAGCGCGCGCTTTCGCGCCGAGCTGGACGCACTCCAGGGTGTGCCCGATCCTGGGGCGCTGCGCCCGGAGGTGGACCTATCCTGGGAGAACGTCCGGCGCTACTGGCGCATGGACTCGACGCTCGTGCTTGCGGACATCCCCGTGGCCTTCGAGCTTCCGGACATCTTTGCGTGGTGGCCGCAGATCTATCCGGGCGACTTCTTCCCGGCGGACGTCTGGTTCAGCTCGAAGTACTACCAGAACTACGAGAAGGTTAAAGAACTACTTGAGACGAACGGCCCCGAATACTACATCGAGAAGCAGCGCCAGAGCCGCAACTCGCCGAAGTGGGACGAAGGGCTGGCGAAGCTCTTTGCCGACTACAACTTCCGCCTCAACCCGAAGCACGATGACCACGAGGACCTGAGTCCTCCGCCGGAGTGGGGCGGGCGCTATCCGACGCATCCGGTCGGCCGCATGGCACACATCGCCGTGGCCCGCTGGTTCCTCATGAAGATGTGGGAGCTCCAGATGGAATACAAGCTGGAGGACCGCTACGCGGACGTCTACGGCGACAACGTGCGAGGCATCCCCATGGAGAAGGCCGATCGGGCGCTTTTGCTCACCGGGCCGTGGCTGATGGACCAGACGATGCACCGCCTCTCGAAGAACGATCTGGCCTTCGCCGCGCCCTTCCCGACGCTCGAAAGGCACCACTACGAAGACCTCTCGTGGTGGCATCTGGCCACGGTGCTCACGCCAAAGCTCCGGACCGACAATCCCTCGAGCGGTGCCATTGACTGGTCCTACATCTTCGAGCAGAGCCGGCGGGCGCTGGAGCGCTACGGCCGCGACCACACGATCGGCCATCTCTACTACGTGATCGCCGCCATGCAGGCGCACACCTCGTGGTATGCCGACGAGGGCTTCACGCCGGGATGGGGATCGACGCGCCGCCTCGGCGTGCGCATGATGAAGGCCGGCTCGCCGCTCACGTGGTTCTTCTTCCACGTACCCAACGGCTTCCGGGAACTGGATCGAGATACGCTCCGGATGATCACGGAGAACCTGCTCCGGAGCTGGTTCATCGAAGCGCAGCGCTATGACCTGAAGCACTGGAGGTCGCTCTACGGAGATGAGCGCGTGGGCGGATCGAAGGGCATCGAGCCGCCCGAGACCGTCTTCGACGTGCCGCAGGAGCGCTGCACCGAAGACGGTCATCCGGCGGCCAATGTCGAGATCAACGACTGGAAGAACCGGGCTTTTATGCAATACCTGTACAACGCGCAGTGCGTGGGCGTGAGTCCGACGCTGCTCGACAGCGTGGCGCGCTTCTGGGAAGCGATCTCTCCGGGAGGGAACTGGGAACGGTTCTTCCTGAGCGAAACGGAAACGCCCACCTTTTCCGAGGAGGTGCCGGTTTCCGGGGCGTTCTCGCTGCAGTCGGTCTATCCCAATCCGGCCGTTCACAGGGTAACGATCGCGTACACGCTGCCCCATGCGCTACCCGTGCGCCTGGAGGTTTACGATCTGCTGGGACGCAGGGTGGCCGTGGTGGTCGAGGCTGTGCAACCGGCTGGAGCCCATCGGGTGCCCTTTGAGGTGCGTTCGCTGGCCAGTGGACGCTACGTGCTCCGCTTGCAGGCGGGACCGCACGAGACCAGCCGCTCATTGATTGTGCAGAAGTAG
- a CDS encoding glycosyltransferase family 4 protein: MQVLQLGSGWFAEAPGGLERVYEALCRHLPEAGVACRGVVVGSEAVTQATDGRFVAAARPDAPLWQRWQGMRQAVRQLRRAVSFDLVAAHFALYAFPVLDLVRDLPLVVHFHGPWAWEGREEAKGGLQVAVKTWLERTVYRRGARCIVLSEAFGRELVRRYGVAPERVRVVPGGVAAERFALPHTRREAREVLGWPTDRPIVLSVRRLVRRMGLERLVAAMATVRRHMPDVLLLIAGRGPLADALQAQIDALGLAQHVRLLGFVPDEQLPLAYRAADLTVVPTVALEGFGLITLESLAAGTPVLVTPVGGLPEAVRGLSEALVLEEATPEALAAGLTEALTGRRPLPSDEACRAYVRAHYDWPVIARRVKAVYEEVL; this comes from the coding sequence ATGCAGGTCCTTCAACTGGGTAGCGGGTGGTTTGCGGAGGCGCCGGGGGGACTGGAGCGGGTCTACGAGGCGCTATGCCGTCATCTGCCGGAAGCGGGCGTTGCCTGTCGCGGCGTGGTGGTAGGCTCCGAGGCGGTGACCCAGGCTACCGATGGGCGGTTTGTGGCGGCGGCGCGTCCGGATGCGCCGCTCTGGCAGCGCTGGCAGGGCATGCGGCAGGCCGTGCGGCAGCTTCGCCGGGCTGTGTCGTTCGATCTGGTGGCCGCACACTTTGCGCTCTACGCGTTCCCGGTGCTGGATCTGGTGCGTGACCTTCCGCTGGTGGTGCATTTTCATGGACCCTGGGCATGGGAGGGGCGCGAGGAAGCGAAAGGCGGCCTGCAGGTGGCCGTCAAGACCTGGCTGGAACGCACGGTTTACCGCCGGGGGGCGCGGTGCATCGTGCTGTCGGAGGCGTTCGGTCGGGAGCTGGTTCGGCGCTACGGGGTGGCGCCCGAGCGGGTGCGCGTCGTGCCCGGCGGCGTGGCGGCCGAGCGCTTTGCGCTGCCGCACACGCGGCGTGAAGCCCGGGAAGTGCTGGGGTGGCCGACCGACCGGCCGATTGTGCTGAGCGTGCGGCGTCTGGTGCGACGCATGGGGCTGGAGCGACTCGTTGCGGCCATGGCCACGGTGCGGCGGCACATGCCGGACGTGCTCCTGCTGATCGCCGGACGCGGGCCGCTGGCCGACGCGTTGCAGGCGCAGATCGACGCGCTGGGGCTGGCGCAGCACGTGCGGCTGCTGGGTTTTGTGCCGGACGAGCAGCTGCCGCTGGCCTACCGGGCGGCCGACCTGACCGTCGTGCCCACCGTGGCGCTGGAAGGCTTCGGACTGATCACGCTCGAGTCGCTCGCGGCCGGCACACCCGTGCTGGTGACGCCGGTGGGAGGATTGCCCGAAGCCGTGCGGGGACTCTCGGAGGCGCTCGTGCTGGAAGAGGCGACTCCGGAGGCGCTGGCGGCCGGGCTGACCGAAGCGCTGACAGGTCGGCGGCCGCTCCCGTCGGACGAAGCCTGTCGGGCGTACGTTCGCGCCCACTACGACTGGCCCGTCATCGCCCGCCGCGTGAAGGCCGTGTATGAGGAGGTACTGTGA
- a CDS encoding glycosyltransferase family 4 protein, producing the protein MTVRLNLRTLFLDHSAALGGAELYLLDLAPAFAPPGEVLLLEEGPFYEKLRAAGIPADVITAPEAVRRVAREAGPFRALRAVPGLLRLAWRVARKARAFDLIYANSQKALVVGSLAAQMARRPLVWNLHDVLTTEHFSAMNIRLAVTLANRFARLLIANSEASKAAFLEAGGRVPVVVVHNGIDVERFAAVDPEQVAALRRELGLRDGPVVGLFSRLAPWKGQHVLLEALAELPEVQAILVGEALFQDEQLYAEQLRKRAAQPDLEGRVHFLGFRDDVPMLMQLVDVVVHTSVAPEPFGRVIVEGMLARRPVIATRGGGAVEIVRDGETGLLVPPGDAQALAAAIRHLLEHPDQARQLAEAGSQDARHRFSIEAMRKGVHQALAALQEA; encoded by the coding sequence ATGACGGTACGCTTGAATCTGCGCACTCTTTTTCTGGATCACAGCGCGGCACTCGGCGGGGCCGAGCTGTATCTGCTCGATCTGGCCCCGGCTTTTGCGCCGCCCGGCGAGGTGCTGCTGCTGGAAGAGGGGCCCTTTTATGAAAAGCTCCGGGCGGCAGGTATCCCGGCCGACGTGATCACTGCACCCGAGGCGGTCCGGCGTGTGGCGCGGGAGGCCGGACCTTTCCGTGCGCTGCGGGCGGTGCCCGGATTGCTCCGGCTTGCCTGGCGCGTAGCCCGGAAGGCCCGGGCGTTCGATCTGATTTATGCCAATTCCCAGAAGGCGCTGGTGGTCGGGAGCCTGGCGGCGCAGATGGCCCGGCGGCCGCTCGTGTGGAACCTGCACGACGTGCTGACGACCGAGCACTTCAGCGCAATGAACATCCGACTGGCCGTGACGCTGGCCAATCGGTTCGCGCGTCTGCTGATTGCCAACTCGGAGGCTTCGAAAGCAGCTTTCCTTGAGGCTGGCGGGCGGGTGCCGGTCGTGGTAGTGCACAACGGGATCGACGTCGAGCGCTTTGCGGCGGTCGATCCGGAACAGGTGGCCGCCCTGCGTCGAGAACTCGGCCTGCGCGACGGGCCGGTGGTCGGACTCTTCAGCCGGCTGGCACCCTGGAAAGGACAGCATGTGCTGCTGGAAGCATTGGCCGAGCTGCCGGAGGTGCAGGCGATTCTGGTGGGGGAAGCGCTGTTTCAGGACGAGCAGCTCTACGCCGAGCAGCTCCGGAAACGCGCGGCGCAGCCCGACCTTGAAGGGCGTGTGCATTTTCTGGGATTTCGGGACGATGTGCCGATGCTGATGCAACTTGTCGATGTGGTGGTGCATACGTCCGTCGCACCCGAACCATTCGGCCGGGTGATCGTCGAGGGCATGCTGGCCCGTCGTCCCGTCATCGCCACGCGAGGCGGAGGGGCCGTGGAAATTGTGCGCGATGGGGAAACGGGTCTGCTGGTGCCGCCTGGCGATGCGCAGGCGCTTGCCGCCGCCATTCGGCACCTGCTCGAGCACCCGGATCAGGCCCGTCAACTGGCCGAAGCTGGCTCTCAGGATGCCCGCCATCGGTTTTCCATAGAGGCCATGCGTAAAGGAGTCCACCAGGCACTGGCCGCCCTGCAGGAAGCTTGA